One window from the genome of Salvia miltiorrhiza cultivar Shanhuang (shh) chromosome 7, IMPLAD_Smil_shh, whole genome shotgun sequence encodes:
- the LOC130995368 gene encoding caffeoylshikimate esterase-like isoform X2, whose protein sequence is MDVVYCEEYITNSRGVELFTCRWLPISSPKALVFLCHGYGMECSNFMKGVGIKLSNHGYAVFGIDYEGHGQSSGARCYIKRFDNIVNDCSEHFKSVCAREEYKEKRRFLYGESMGGAVALLTHKNDPNFWDGAVLVAPMCKISEKVKPHPIIISLLTRVEDVIPKWKIVPTKDVIDSAFKDPVKREEVTLPFLVLHGEADTVTDPEVSKGLYEQASSVDKTMKIYAGMWHGLTSGEPDDNIEIVFSDILAWLDKRSGEDAPRPSLDPTTTTTTTTAPAEQTQCEIRPNAKNSHGWKGLLAVGKSPFLGGSIRPEKMPD, encoded by the exons ATGGATGTTGTATATTGTGAG GAGTATATAACGAATTCTAGAGGCGTGGAGCTCTTTACTTGCAGATGGTTGCCCATTTCTTCTCCAAAAGCTTTGGTTTTTCTCTGCCATG GTTATGGCATGGAATGCAGTAACTTCATGAAAG gTGTTGGGATTAAACTGTCGAATCATGGCTATGCTGTGTTTGGAATTGATTATGAAGGCCATGGACAGTCCTCAGGTGCTCGATGTTACATCAAGAGGTTCGACAATATTGTCAATGATTGCAGTGAACATTTCAAGTCAGTATGTG CGCGGGAAGAGTATAAGGAAAAGAGGAGATTCTTATACGGAGAATCAATGGGAGGGGCAGTTGCTCTGCTAACACACAAGAATGACCCTAATTTTTGGGATGGCGCCGTTCTAGTCGCTCCTATGTGTAAG ATATCGGAGAAGGTGAAGCCGCACCCTATAATCATCAGCCTTTTGACTAGGGTGGAAGATGTGATTCCTAAATGGAAGATCGTTCCAACGAAAGACGTCATTGATTCAGCCTTCAAGGATCCTGTCAAACGAGAAGAG GTGACGTTGCCATTCTTGGTGTTGCACGGGGAAGCGGACACAGTGACGGACCCGGAAGTAAGCAAGGGATTGTACGAGCAAGCGAGCAGCGTGGACAAGACGATGAAGATATATGCCGGGATGTGGCATGGCCTAACGTCGGGGGAGCCAGACGACAACATAGAGATCGTCTTCTCGGACATCCTGGCGTGGCTGGACAAGCGGTCGGGAGAAGACGCCCCTCGTCCTAGTCTCGACCCGACCACAACCACAACCACAACCACGGCGCCTGCCGAACAAACTCAATGTGAAATCCGGCCCAACGCCAAGAATTCGCATGGCTGGAAAG GTCTGCTGGCGGTCGGAAAATCGCCCTTTTTAGGCGGGTCTATACGTCCAGAAAAAATGCCCGACTGA
- the LOC130995368 gene encoding caffeoylshikimate esterase-like isoform X1, whose protein sequence is MDVVYCEEYITNSRGVELFTCRWLPISSPKALVFLCHGYGMECSNFMKGVGIKLSNHGYAVFGIDYEGHGQSSGARCYIKRFDNIVNDCSEHFKSVCAREEYKEKRRFLYGESMGGAVALLTHKNDPNFWDGAVLVAPMCKISEKVKPHPIIISLLTRVEDVIPKWKIVPTKDVIDSAFKDPVKREEIRGNKLIYQEKPRLKTALELLRTSMNLEDSLNEVTLPFLVLHGEADTVTDPEVSKGLYEQASSVDKTMKIYAGMWHGLTSGEPDDNIEIVFSDILAWLDKRSGEDAPRPSLDPTTTTTTTTAPAEQTQCEIRPNAKNSHGWKGLLAVGKSPFLGGSIRPEKMPD, encoded by the exons ATGGATGTTGTATATTGTGAG GAGTATATAACGAATTCTAGAGGCGTGGAGCTCTTTACTTGCAGATGGTTGCCCATTTCTTCTCCAAAAGCTTTGGTTTTTCTCTGCCATG GTTATGGCATGGAATGCAGTAACTTCATGAAAG gTGTTGGGATTAAACTGTCGAATCATGGCTATGCTGTGTTTGGAATTGATTATGAAGGCCATGGACAGTCCTCAGGTGCTCGATGTTACATCAAGAGGTTCGACAATATTGTCAATGATTGCAGTGAACATTTCAAGTCAGTATGTG CGCGGGAAGAGTATAAGGAAAAGAGGAGATTCTTATACGGAGAATCAATGGGAGGGGCAGTTGCTCTGCTAACACACAAGAATGACCCTAATTTTTGGGATGGCGCCGTTCTAGTCGCTCCTATGTGTAAG ATATCGGAGAAGGTGAAGCCGCACCCTATAATCATCAGCCTTTTGACTAGGGTGGAAGATGTGATTCCTAAATGGAAGATCGTTCCAACGAAAGACGTCATTGATTCAGCCTTCAAGGATCCTGTCAAACGAGAAGAG ATTCGTGGCAACAAGTTGATATATCAAGAGAAACCGAGACTGAAAACGGCTCTTGAACTTCTGAGAACTAGCATGAACCTCGAGGACAGCCTCAACGAG GTGACGTTGCCATTCTTGGTGTTGCACGGGGAAGCGGACACAGTGACGGACCCGGAAGTAAGCAAGGGATTGTACGAGCAAGCGAGCAGCGTGGACAAGACGATGAAGATATATGCCGGGATGTGGCATGGCCTAACGTCGGGGGAGCCAGACGACAACATAGAGATCGTCTTCTCGGACATCCTGGCGTGGCTGGACAAGCGGTCGGGAGAAGACGCCCCTCGTCCTAGTCTCGACCCGACCACAACCACAACCACAACCACGGCGCCTGCCGAACAAACTCAATGTGAAATCCGGCCCAACGCCAAGAATTCGCATGGCTGGAAAG GTCTGCTGGCGGTCGGAAAATCGCCCTTTTTAGGCGGGTCTATACGTCCAGAAAAAATGCCCGACTGA